The region TATCAAGACTATATagtttcaaattcaaatattttggagtgcatttgtattttttgtgatttttcattaaaaattaattttgagagcaaattagcgaattttttagattttcttacatttctagaaagatATCAGAATTATACAGGGGGTAGGTTTTCTATGATTTTAATTTGGGtgcaaattagggtttttgcaattatttgattatatctcacaaatggcttgaaATTTGGATGAGAGTGTGAAATCAGATGCCACATTAGGGAATGAAAATAATGTGTTAGTACAAACAAGATTGAGTATCATTTAATACCAAATGCTACATTTAGTGGCATCTTTTGGACCATCCATCTCTTTTAACAACTACAAACACTTCCACGTTGGACTTCTCTTGcctttttcattttctcttcaCAACAAACTTTTGTatctttgatgtagtctcttctctTTGCCTATTATTTCAAAATGGTAGCAAGAGTTATGACTTCTTTTTGATCCTGGTCTTTAGCAGCTATATCCATTATGGCACTCAGAATCTTGCCAAACCTGCTCCATCCTCTAGTTTAGACTCCTAtaattctttttaactttccaccCTTTAAATATTCCCATCCTCTTGGATCTTTTAGATCATGTACCATTGACTCTGATACCACTATTAGAAATAGGATAGAACAAAACACAAAAATAGAgcaaggagaaaaatagagtagaacAAGAGAAAGACAAAGTTTTTATTCATCCCAATACAATTACAAGTGCCTCTTTTTTATGAAGGTCTTAGATCTTTCTAGACTAGATCACATGTAACTTCAAGAATTTCacatataaaataatgttttttaGATTGCAGATGTGACAGAGGAGAGATCTAGTCAAATCCTTATGAAGCTTTGTTTTTACTGTTAGTATTTAATACTGGGATTCATTGTAGAATGGAAGATACAAAAGTGATAGGTTGGTGTGGGGTAGTTGAgattatttcaaacaaaaaaaCCCAAGAGTCTTATCTGTTGCTAAGAGGCCATCATTATTGTGGAGTTAATCTTTTACTCAAAATCTTACTTGATCACCATCTCTTGTATAAGTCCATGAGTACTTATAAAGCTAGTCACTTATTTTTTCCTATAATTAGTATAATGGTTGAACACATATTTCAATCATTCATCCCATTTCTCACTTTTACTTTttctctcctaaaatcttgcatcTTTGGAGTTTAGTGAGGCAACAATAACTTAGTCAATCCAAAATCCtctaaattaaaattgaaaaataagaaTTAGAATTTTATTATAAGAGCAAttgtcttttttattttaaaaattattgtgaataaaaatatttttttagaagAATTATCGGGACTCTCACCCTCCAATCTAAATGTTGCAAAATTGGCTTGAGacaaatcaagatgcaaaaataaTGTACTAATTGAGGCAAACAATAGTATTAATCAATGTCAAATGCATAGAAACCTATATTTAGATGTAGATTATATATGATTGAATATGTAGAAATATATGTAAGAGATGATGCATGAAGGATTGAGTAAAGAATCGCAACTACAAACAAGATTGTGTCATTTATCTATATGCAATTTTACTAAATCATTTGATCAAATTAAATACAAATTGACATAGATGTAAAATTATACcataaaattattaattacaataaataaaataaataaaaataagaacaatgaagatatttaaaaatttgaaacaCACATTGACATTATATATTTTGAAATAAGTACCTATGCAAAAGGTTAGAAAATTGAGTCTTTCGCTATGGATTCTCTGCACTTTGTAAAATTTACACAAATAAGTTTTCTCTAACAATATATTAAATGAAACAACCTCTTACAAAAGTGACCTTCCTAGCAGCACATATTAACCAACTTGACTAAACAAACCCACCAACTTGGAATAACAAAATATTATTCCTTACAATTATTTTCCATCAAGAGGAAGCCCTCTTACATAGAACTTGCGATTATGCTAACAGGAGTGTTCCGCGGTGCAACAGAGTGCTCCATTAAGTCCTCTCAAGTCAAGAGATGCCTAAATAGTTGTGACTGTAATTTGATTCGAGGAGCAAAATCATGGCCTTTTAGAATTTGATTCTTAAGCCCAACTCGGTTGTTTCACTATAAATTTCTGGAATCCAACTCGGTTGTTTCATGATGCATCTCAGAAGTTATAAAAAGGCACTGTCTAATAGCCTTAGAATGACAAGAGACATATGAAATTTAGTAAGAAGAAAGAAGCTTAGACCACGCTGTTTCAAAGTTTCAAATTGCAGAAATGGCTTTAGTTCGTTCCATTGACAGTTCTGAAATCGTGGACGATTGTGCATATGGTGTTCTTGGGAAATCTCAGTTTTACGTGGGGTTGGAGAAATGTATTGGAGACTTGCGGGGAATGTTGTTAGACAAAGACGTGTCAGTCGTTGGCGCGCAATCGATGGGGGGCGGGGGGAAAACTTCTCTGGCATTGGGTCTCTGCAATGATCCTCAAATCAAAGGTATACTTCTCATCTCTATTATACCTGTCCCTATGGTACTCTGGTTTAGGTTTTATTACATCTGATGTTTTGTGCTAATTTACTTAGTCTAAATCAAATTTATGTTTTCATGGATGGCAGAATACTTCCACGAAAATGTGGTTTTCATCACCGTGTCACAGTCACCAAACCTGATAGGAATTTTAGAGACTATGTGGGAGAAGATTGGTGGAAGGAAGAAACAAGAATTTCAGAATTTGGAAGATGGACACAAGCAGCTGCAGCAATTGATTTTGAGACAACCCAAGTCAACTCTGGTAATTTTGGATGATGTTTGGTCTAGAATACATTTGGAAAATTTGCTATTCGAAGGGCCGGCATACAAAACTGTTGTAACAACCAGAGACCGTTCTAATATCCCCACAACCCAGACTACTAGACTGTATCAGTTGCCATTGTTGTGCAAAGAGGATGCTCTGTCACTTTTCTGCTTCTGGGCCTTTGGACGGACATCAATTCCAAGCACTATAGACGCAAATCTAGTAAAGGAGGTATCCTTTTTATGTTCTACTAATTGCTTTTATTCTGTAATACtgtaatatttattatttgaaatGTATGGAAAGTAACTCAGAATACACAGAGCATAAAACTGTTGTCTTTGGAATGGAGAAGCAAGGTAAGAAAAACTAACATTTTACTCATGGATATGCTATGACCCATTTATACACATGGATTCAACTAATTTAACTTTTTATTTTGTAAATtcaaatatttgtgattttggattataatttataatttatattcaAAATAGTGAACAATCTCCAGGTTGCTGGCTCTTAGTTGAAGAGTGTGAATAAtccatcataaaaataaaaaatagtgaacaaTATGTCTAATTTTTGCTACATAATTTATCAtaactttaaattaaattaattagaaCTACATTTAATATCAATGAAAAAGCTTGTTTGTTTTATTCAAAAAGTATTGGAATTCAAGACCAttgggagcatacccacgccttaaatTGCTATCCACAACCGAACTAGCTAGGGCCGAAACTCTagtatttataatttttaatttaattactcaattatATATCTTAAAagattaaaaatcattaaaaaaattatattataaattttcTACCACATTTACTACTTCTTGATACACAATTATTAAGAACATTATTGATAATCTCTTCATGCCATTTTCCTTGAGCTTTCTTTCCTTGTTATTTTCTGGTAGAAAGGCAGTATTGGATGATCGATAGATACACATAAATAGTTGACTCAGAACTCtatgtttatatttttttggtttaaatCATCCTATGTAATATTTGACCAATATAACTATTACATATTTACTTTTCTTACTACATTACAGCTCTGTAAATCGGTAATGCAATGGCCAACTCTTAACCATTTTTATTTGTTTAGCTGGGAATTTCATAATTTGGTACAGCAAGTATTGAATGAGACATCTCTCCTGCTGAGCTTTCTGAGACAGATATACATACTAAAGAACGAATATTGTACAACAATTTGTGGACAATAATTGTAGCGTAGAACAAGTTTCGAACCTGTCTTTTCCCGTATAAAATTGCTCTTGAAGCACTTTGTCGTGCTTCGTAAGGCATAAGTTAATGTCTCTCTTGTCTGCCACCCTAAAGATTATGAATGGTGGAAGAGAAAGGTAAGATGACTTTAGCGAGAAGAATAATTGATAAGTCAAGGAAAGTCTCATGAAATAATTATTGTATATTTGAGAAATATAGAGAGTTATAGGATAGTTTCTAATTTCAAGCGATTTTTTGAGGGGAATTTGATTTTATCGACAGATGCTGGACACTGGGCTTTAGTAATATATGGAATGATTAAGTAGGATGAAAACAGTTAGTAATTAATTAAGTAGGATGGGCACAGTGAATAATtagttttaaaattttctttttccGAGTAAAGAATAGTTAGATCTATTGTgttattggtaaaaaaaaaaaatagaattctaAATAATTTTGAAGTTATGTTTGATCTATATAACAAATTTTAATTCCTTCAAACCGCAGGTGCAAGCAGAATGTGGCGGCCTGCCACTTGCTCTAAAGGTGATCGGAAGCTGTTTGCGTGGGGAACCACATGACGTTTGGGAGAGAGCAAAGGATCAGATTTCCAGAGGAGAATCCATATCAGATTATCACAAGAAAGGGCTAATTAAATTGTTGGAGA is a window of Cryptomeria japonica unplaced genomic scaffold, Sugi_1.0 HiC_scaffold_311, whole genome shotgun sequence DNA encoding:
- the LOC131079839 gene encoding probable disease resistance protein At4g33300 isoform X2; its protein translation is MALVRSIDSSEIVDDCAYGVLGKSQFYVGLEKCIGDLRGMLLDKDVSVVGAQSMGGGGKTSLALGLCNDPQIKEYFHENVVFITVSQSPNLIGILETMWEKIGGRKKQEFQNLEDGHKQLQQLILRQPKSTLVILDDVWSRIHLENLLFEGPAYKTVVTTRDRSNIPTTQTTRLYQLPLLCKEDALSLFCFWAFGRTSIPSTIDANLVKEVQAECGGLPLALKVIGSCLRGEPHDVWERAKDQISRGESISDYHKKGLIKLLEISIDSLDDVARECFLDLGLFPEERKISADALLDIWVYVRNLQWHNAFSILSDFASRNLLNLTGNPWSRVAISYGSASELYFSQHGVMRELALHLGSQDGGDHRKRFLMPRKEASLPEKWEMLNHRACDVQLLSIQTD